The Buttiauxella selenatireducens genome has a window encoding:
- a CDS encoding sugar porter family MFS transporter: MNTVQTQLRMGYVWTICLVAACGGLLFGYDWVVIGGAKPFYEAYFSITDPAQSGWAMSSALAGCVFGALISGWSADKFGRKVPLIMSAILFSASAWGTAIASNFDMFVVFRIVGGVGIGLASALSPMYIAEVSPAEKRGKFVAINQLTIVVGVLAAQLINLMIAEPVSSAATMQQITESWNGQVGWRWMFGAELVPALVFLVLMFFVPESPRWLARAGKNERAHQMLKRIGNQQYADETLNDILQTLDKDTQKVSWSALWQPQVKPIIIIGMVLAVFQQWCGINVIFNYAQEIFASAGFDINSTLKSIVATGLINLIFTLAALPLVDKIGRRKLMLFGAAGLTIIYALIGAAYGLGILGLPVLILVLAAIAIYALTLAPVTWVLLSEIFPNRVRGLAMSLGTLALWVACFLLTYTFPLLNAGLGAAGSFLLYGVICAAGFVYVRRYVPETKGVSLEALEKRMADQFGAEAKARAQRAAH; this comes from the coding sequence ATGAATACTGTGCAGACACAATTACGCATGGGCTATGTCTGGACTATCTGTCTGGTCGCCGCCTGTGGAGGTTTGCTGTTTGGTTATGACTGGGTTGTGATTGGTGGCGCGAAACCGTTCTACGAAGCCTATTTTTCAATTACCGATCCTGCACAGTCCGGCTGGGCCATGAGTTCCGCGCTGGCGGGATGTGTTTTTGGCGCACTGATTTCTGGCTGGAGCGCGGACAAATTTGGACGCAAAGTCCCACTGATTATGTCGGCTATTTTATTTAGCGCATCGGCCTGGGGGACGGCGATAGCCAGCAACTTCGACATGTTTGTGGTGTTCCGTATCGTTGGAGGAGTGGGTATCGGCCTGGCTTCGGCACTAAGCCCGATGTATATCGCGGAGGTCAGCCCGGCAGAAAAACGCGGTAAGTTTGTTGCCATCAACCAGTTAACTATTGTTGTGGGCGTGCTGGCTGCACAGCTGATTAACCTGATGATTGCCGAACCGGTTAGCTCTGCGGCAACGATGCAGCAAATCACGGAAAGCTGGAATGGGCAGGTCGGTTGGCGCTGGATGTTTGGTGCAGAACTGGTGCCGGCACTGGTGTTTTTAGTGCTGATGTTCTTTGTGCCGGAATCACCGCGCTGGCTGGCTCGTGCCGGTAAAAATGAACGTGCTCACCAAATGCTTAAACGCATCGGTAACCAGCAATATGCCGATGAGACACTTAATGACATTCTGCAAACTCTGGACAAAGACACGCAAAAAGTCTCCTGGAGTGCGTTGTGGCAGCCGCAGGTCAAACCGATCATTATCATCGGCATGGTGTTGGCTGTGTTCCAGCAGTGGTGCGGGATTAACGTTATCTTCAATTATGCGCAGGAAATTTTTGCCTCCGCCGGGTTTGATATTAACAGCACCCTGAAATCCATTGTGGCAACCGGTTTGATTAACCTTATCTTCACCCTTGCCGCATTGCCTTTAGTCGACAAAATTGGTCGTCGTAAGCTGATGCTGTTTGGTGCGGCGGGATTAACCATTATCTATGCGCTAATCGGTGCGGCATATGGCCTGGGTATTTTGGGGCTCCCGGTATTGATCCTCGTTCTGGCGGCGATTGCGATTTATGCACTGACGCTGGCACCGGTGACCTGGGTTCTGCTTTCAGAGATTTTCCCGAACCGTGTGCGAGGACTTGCGATGTCATTAGGGACGCTGGCGTTGTGGGTGGCGTGCTTCCTGCTGACTTACACCTTCCCGTTATTGAACGCAGGCCTGGGCGCTGCTGGTAGCTTCCTGTTGTACGGTGTGATTTGTGCGGCGGGCTTTGTTTATGTGCGTCGTTATGTGCCTGAAACCAAAGGCGTCAGCCTCGAAGCGCTGGAAAAACGCATGGCGGATCAATTCGGTGCTGAGGCGAAAGCCCGTGCACAACGCGCGGCGCATTAA
- a CDS encoding aldose 1-epimerase, with protein sequence METLLLENECLRLTVAPQGAAIHSLDSKKHQQPILHAGEKALFPMLPLANRVAGNAFMLHGENIELPDSEADAQFFLHGDGWLKSWRVETHDASQITLSLESRHSCGFDYQARLTYRLKGPHFMAELELTHLANKPMVYGLGFHPFFHLTPATRVQFSATGFWPEGEKHLPKEWRGELTAQTNFIKPKIPDNQWLNVGYSGWSGSALIERDDMRIQLTCPTPYLMVFRMPDEPFICLEPQSHPVNAHNMAGQPGLVLLERQQSTVMKMEIAIV encoded by the coding sequence ATGGAAACCTTGTTACTCGAAAATGAATGTCTGCGTTTAACCGTCGCCCCGCAAGGGGCGGCAATTCACAGTCTGGATTCGAAGAAACATCAGCAGCCGATCCTGCATGCGGGTGAAAAAGCGCTGTTCCCGATGTTGCCGCTGGCAAATCGCGTTGCAGGGAATGCTTTCATGCTTCATGGCGAAAACATCGAACTGCCTGACAGCGAGGCTGATGCGCAATTCTTCCTCCATGGGGATGGCTGGCTGAAAAGCTGGCGGGTAGAAACGCATGATGCTTCGCAAATCACGCTCTCGCTTGAAAGCCGCCACTCCTGCGGTTTTGATTATCAGGCCAGGCTTACTTATCGGTTGAAAGGGCCGCACTTTATGGCTGAGCTGGAGTTGACTCACCTGGCTAACAAACCGATGGTTTACGGCCTGGGTTTCCACCCCTTTTTCCATCTCACGCCAGCGACCCGTGTGCAGTTTTCAGCCACCGGATTCTGGCCTGAAGGTGAAAAACATTTACCTAAAGAATGGCGCGGTGAGCTCACAGCGCAAACGAATTTCATCAAGCCCAAAATCCCGGATAACCAGTGGCTGAACGTGGGTTATTCCGGCTGGAGCGGAAGCGCGCTGATTGAGCGCGACGACATGCGTATCCAGTTAACATGCCCCACGCCGTATTTGATGGTGTTCCGCATGCCTGATGAACCGTTTATTTGCCTGGAGCCGCAAAGCCACCCGGTGAACGCCCATAATATGGCTGGGCAGCCGGGGTTGGTGCTACTGGAACGTCAGCAGTCAACGGTGATGAAAATGGAAATTGCGATTGTGTAA
- a CDS encoding 3-phenylpropionate MFS transporter, with the protein MVLHSTRWLALSYFTYFFSYGIFLPFWSVWLAGVGLAPETIGLLLGAGLIARFLGSLLLAPRVTDPSRLVFALRLLALLTLIFAVAFWFGQTATWLLIVMVGFNLFFSPLVPLTDALAGTWQRQITMDYGRVRLWGSLAFVIGSAMTGKLVSLYSYQAILVLLSIGVASMLIGMMLRPSVMPQGEARHSEGAGWPAWKKLVLGSWRFLACVTLLQGAHAAYYGFSAIYWQGAGYSASVVGYLWSLGVVAEIVIFALSNKLFRKWSARDLLLLSGVTGILRWSLMAYTTDLPWLIAAQILHCGSFTVCHLAAMRYISAREGNEVIRLQAVYSAVAMGGGIAIMTMFSGYLYQHMQGGVFWIMALVAVPALFIRPRPVSYCVNTR; encoded by the coding sequence ATGGTTTTGCATTCAACGCGCTGGCTTGCGCTCAGTTATTTTACCTACTTCTTTAGCTACGGGATTTTTCTACCATTCTGGAGTGTTTGGTTAGCTGGAGTCGGCCTGGCACCCGAAACCATTGGGTTGCTGTTAGGCGCAGGGTTAATCGCCCGTTTCCTCGGCAGTTTGCTACTGGCTCCTCGTGTTACCGATCCTTCCCGACTTGTTTTTGCCTTGCGGTTACTTGCCTTACTTACCCTCATTTTTGCTGTCGCTTTCTGGTTCGGGCAAACCGCAACCTGGCTGCTGATTGTGATGGTCGGCTTTAACCTGTTCTTCTCACCTCTGGTGCCGCTTACTGATGCGTTGGCCGGAACCTGGCAGCGCCAAATCACCATGGATTATGGCCGCGTGCGGCTATGGGGATCGCTGGCGTTTGTTATCGGTTCTGCCATGACCGGCAAACTGGTCAGTCTGTATAGCTATCAGGCGATTCTGGTACTGCTGAGTATTGGTGTTGCATCGATGCTTATCGGCATGATGCTGCGTCCATCTGTGATGCCGCAGGGTGAAGCCCGTCATAGCGAAGGCGCGGGTTGGCCTGCCTGGAAGAAACTGGTTCTCGGCTCGTGGCGTTTTCTTGCCTGTGTCACTTTGCTGCAAGGTGCGCATGCGGCTTACTACGGATTCAGTGCGATTTACTGGCAAGGTGCGGGATATTCCGCTTCGGTGGTGGGCTACTTGTGGTCGCTTGGCGTGGTCGCTGAAATTGTGATTTTTGCACTCAGTAACAAGCTGTTCCGCAAATGGAGCGCCCGTGATTTACTGCTGCTTTCTGGCGTAACCGGTATTCTGCGCTGGAGCCTGATGGCGTATACGACCGATTTACCGTGGCTGATTGCCGCGCAAATCCTGCATTGTGGTAGCTTCACTGTTTGCCACCTGGCGGCGATGCGTTATATCTCCGCGCGTGAAGGCAACGAAGTGATACGGTTGCAAGCCGTTTATTCCGCAGTGGCGATGGGCGGTGGTATTGCCATTATGACCATGTTCTCCGGCTACCTTTACCAGCATATGCAGGGCGGGGTGTTCTGGATTATGGCGTTAGTCGCCGTTCCAGCATTATTCATTCGCCCGCGCCCCGTTTCATACTGCGTTAACACTCGATAA
- the csiE gene encoding stationary phase inducible protein CsiE — MMTLLSPPPSVLSSPQRRCHLLLLLYLPGQTVTPEILARLNGVDDTKALQDIADTGDEIQRYHRLRLITQQDGSYRIEGTPLNRRLCLLHWLRRALRLCPHFVQQHFTPTLKTQLKQQGILTALYDEKNLHALISLCARRLQRQFDSRDMQFLTLFLQYCLHQHHAGITPEFTEEQRAWTQTRPEFLAALEIARHWKRRVLQSANENEQLFLALLFLLLRMPDPIHDNHQQDFRLRTAISGMIARFREQAGMSFSDEQGLSDQLYIHLAQALDRCQFCIGIDNSLPEEITRLYPRLMRTTREVFSDFESHYEMRFSDEEVGLVAVIFGAWLMQENDLHEKQVLLLTGNNLELEQNIEQQLRELTLLPLNIKHLTIHSYQKEGAPKEVVLVITPYSTTLPLYSPPLIHVTLPLGDHQQQQIRKIIEC, encoded by the coding sequence ATGATGACACTGCTTTCCCCACCACCATCTGTACTCTCCAGTCCGCAGCGCCGCTGTCACCTGCTTTTGTTGCTTTATTTACCGGGCCAGACGGTCACCCCAGAGATCCTCGCGAGGCTCAACGGGGTTGATGACACCAAAGCCCTGCAAGATATAGCCGACACGGGCGATGAAATCCAGCGCTATCACCGGCTGAGGCTTATCACCCAGCAGGATGGAAGCTATCGGATTGAGGGCACGCCTCTGAATCGCCGCCTGTGTTTATTGCACTGGTTGCGTCGTGCATTGCGCTTATGCCCGCACTTTGTGCAGCAGCATTTTACTCCGACGCTAAAAACCCAGCTTAAACAGCAAGGGATCTTGACCGCGTTGTACGATGAAAAGAATCTCCATGCGTTGATTAGCCTGTGTGCAAGACGTTTGCAGCGGCAGTTTGACAGTCGTGACATGCAGTTTTTAACGCTGTTTTTGCAGTACTGTTTGCATCAGCATCATGCGGGGATTACGCCTGAATTTACCGAGGAGCAACGGGCATGGACTCAGACGCGCCCGGAGTTTTTAGCCGCGCTTGAGATTGCCCGCCACTGGAAACGTCGTGTTTTGCAATCGGCCAATGAAAACGAGCAATTGTTCCTGGCACTGTTATTCCTATTATTACGCATGCCCGACCCGATTCACGATAACCATCAACAAGACTTCCGGCTGCGTACTGCGATTTCAGGAATGATTGCGCGCTTTCGTGAACAAGCGGGCATGTCGTTTAGCGACGAACAAGGTTTGAGCGACCAGTTATATATTCATCTTGCTCAGGCGCTGGATCGCTGCCAGTTCTGTATCGGCATTGATAACAGTTTGCCGGAAGAAATTACCCGACTGTATCCGCGTCTGATGCGCACCACGCGTGAAGTCTTCAGTGATTTTGAATCTCACTATGAAATGCGTTTTTCTGACGAAGAAGTGGGTCTGGTGGCGGTCATTTTTGGCGCGTGGTTAATGCAGGAAAATGACCTGCATGAGAAGCAGGTATTGTTGCTGACGGGTAACAATCTTGAACTTGAGCAAAATATTGAACAGCAGCTACGCGAGCTCACCTTGCTGCCGCTCAATATTAAACATCTGACGATACACAGCTATCAAAAAGAGGGAGCGCCAAAAGAGGTGGTGCTGGTGATCACGCCCTACTCCACCACGCTGCCGCTCTACTCTCCGCCGCTGATTCACGTCACGCTGCCGCTGGGTGACCACCAGCAGCAGCAGATCCGCAAGATTATCGAGTGTTAA
- a CDS encoding DUF1007 family protein, which translates to MCNKIAFFALCTALFSPMALAHPHSFITLVTTVMAENDQLTGLKMQWTMDEITSADLLYDAGDAKPDSPVWKKLAAEVMANVLGQHYFTELWHKGQKVTFNNLPPEYGLARVGHQAVLTFILPLAHPQPLKGQTYQLATFDPTYFVDMSYDHPADASVPKTLASQCKISVKTPQPTEDMQAFALSLDKADAPPEDMELGKQFAQQVTLQCQ; encoded by the coding sequence ATGTGTAACAAAATTGCGTTTTTTGCCCTATGTACGGCACTCTTTAGCCCGATGGCTTTAGCTCATCCGCACAGCTTTATCACGCTCGTGACCACGGTCATGGCCGAAAACGACCAGCTAACCGGTCTGAAAATGCAGTGGACGATGGATGAAATTACTTCAGCGGATCTACTGTATGACGCCGGTGACGCGAAGCCGGATTCACCGGTCTGGAAGAAGCTTGCTGCCGAGGTGATGGCGAATGTTTTAGGGCAACATTACTTCACTGAACTGTGGCACAAAGGCCAGAAAGTGACGTTTAACAATTTGCCTCCAGAGTATGGGCTCGCACGGGTAGGGCATCAGGCAGTGTTAACCTTTATTTTACCGCTGGCGCATCCGCAACCGTTAAAAGGGCAAACCTATCAGTTAGCGACCTTCGACCCAACCTATTTTGTCGATATGAGTTACGACCATCCCGCTGACGCCAGTGTGCCGAAAACATTAGCGTCGCAATGCAAAATCTCAGTTAAAACACCGCAACCCACTGAGGATATGCAGGCGTTTGCCTTGTCATTAGATAAAGCCGATGCACCACCTGAAGATATGGAACTGGGTAAACAATTTGCTCAACAGGTGACGTTGCAATGTCAGTAA
- a CDS encoding nickel/cobalt transporter: protein MSVIPSSTPHSRRWLQLWPLAFFLIICAIGLYSLWHYWPQIILNSAMWQKSINQQMSALLREVVENPARAGWSLLSFSFVYGVLHALGPGHGKVVITTWLATHPSRLKSSLKLTFAASLLQGLVAIGLVTVVLGILALPSRQLHMSSFWLEKGSYLLVGILGLMLCGRALRKLQHVLRKPQRFTSFTPLHVHDEKCGCGHQHLPTEKQLEAGEDWRARAMIVLSMGMRPCSGAIMVLLFSKVIGVYSWGMLSALTMAAGTSMTISGLAFLVHGFRTLAVRMSGNKAPVLWRQVAWATLALAGGGILVLAAMVMWLSAQPVVRGIRPF, encoded by the coding sequence ATGTCAGTAATTCCTTCCTCCACACCCCATTCACGCCGATGGTTACAACTGTGGCCGCTGGCGTTTTTCCTGATTATCTGCGCGATTGGGCTCTACAGCCTGTGGCACTACTGGCCGCAAATCATCCTTAATAGTGCGATGTGGCAGAAATCCATTAACCAGCAAATGAGCGCGCTATTGCGTGAGGTTGTCGAAAACCCAGCGCGAGCGGGTTGGTCGCTGCTGTCATTTAGTTTTGTCTATGGTGTGCTTCACGCGTTGGGGCCGGGGCATGGCAAGGTCGTCATTACTACCTGGCTTGCAACCCATCCTTCGCGTTTGAAAAGCAGCCTTAAACTGACTTTTGCCGCGTCCTTATTACAAGGGCTGGTGGCGATTGGGCTGGTGACGGTCGTGTTGGGAATATTGGCGTTACCGTCGCGGCAATTGCATATGAGCAGTTTCTGGCTGGAAAAAGGCAGTTATTTGCTGGTGGGCATATTGGGCCTGATGCTGTGTGGCCGCGCCTTACGCAAATTACAACACGTTCTGAGAAAACCTCAGCGTTTTACCTCGTTCACGCCACTTCATGTGCATGATGAAAAATGCGGTTGTGGTCATCAGCATTTGCCGACAGAAAAACAGCTTGAGGCAGGGGAGGACTGGCGCGCCAGGGCCATGATCGTTTTGTCTATGGGCATGCGCCCGTGCTCTGGCGCTATTATGGTGCTGTTGTTTAGCAAAGTGATTGGCGTCTATAGCTGGGGAATGTTGTCTGCGTTGACGATGGCTGCGGGAACGTCCATGACTATTTCCGGGTTGGCGTTTTTGGTACACGGATTCCGTACTTTAGCTGTGCGCATGAGCGGTAACAAAGCACCGGTGTTATGGCGACAGGTCGCCTGGGCAACATTGGCGTTAGCGGGTGGGGGCATTTTGGTATTAGCGGCGATGGTGATGTGGCTGAGTGCTCAACCGGTCGTTCGCGGGATTCGGCCTTTTTAG
- the suhB gene encoding inositol-1-monophosphatase translates to MHPMLNIAVRAARKAGNLIAKNYETPDAVEASQKGSNDFVTNVDKDAERLIIEIIRKSYPQHTIIAEESGELAGTEQDVQWVIDPLDGTSNFIKRLPHFAVSIAVRVKGRTEVAVVYDPMRNELFSAVRGQGAQLNGYRLRGSNARDLDGTILATGFPFKLKQHATPYINIVAKLFTQCADFRRTGSAALDLAYVAAGRVDGFFEIGLKPWDFAAGELIARESGSLVCDFTGGHNHLLTGNIVAGNPRVVKAMLATMRDELSEALKR, encoded by the coding sequence ATGCATCCGATGCTCAACATCGCCGTGCGCGCTGCGCGCAAGGCGGGCAATTTAATTGCCAAGAACTACGAAACCCCAGACGCTGTAGAAGCGAGCCAAAAGGGCAGCAACGATTTTGTGACTAACGTAGATAAAGACGCTGAGCGTCTGATTATCGAAATTATCCGCAAATCCTACCCGCAACACACCATTATCGCTGAAGAATCAGGCGAGCTGGCGGGTACCGAGCAGGATGTGCAATGGGTTATCGATCCTCTGGATGGCACTTCTAACTTCATCAAACGTTTGCCGCACTTCGCGGTATCAATCGCTGTTCGTGTTAAAGGCCGCACCGAAGTTGCTGTGGTTTATGACCCAATGCGTAACGAGTTGTTCAGCGCTGTTCGTGGCCAAGGCGCACAGCTGAACGGTTACCGTCTGCGCGGCAGCAATGCACGTGACCTCGACGGCACTATTCTGGCAACTGGCTTCCCATTCAAACTGAAGCAACACGCCACTCCTTATATCAACATCGTCGCTAAACTGTTCACCCAGTGTGCAGACTTCCGTCGTACCGGTTCAGCTGCGCTGGATCTGGCATACGTTGCGGCTGGCCGCGTTGATGGTTTCTTCGAGATTGGTCTGAAGCCTTGGGATTTTGCAGCAGGCGAACTGATTGCTCGCGAATCCGGTAGCCTGGTATGTGATTTCACCGGCGGCCATAACCACCTTTTGACCGGCAACATCGTTGCAGGTAACCCGCGCGTCGTTAAAGCCATGCTGGCAACGATGCGTGATGAGCTGAGCGAAGCGCTGAAGCGTTAA
- the trmJ gene encoding tRNA (cytosine(32)/uridine(32)-2'-O)-methyltransferase TrmJ, with protein sequence MLQNVRIVLVETSHTGNMGSVARAMKTMGLTNLWLVNPLVKPDSQAIALAAGASDVIGEAKIVDTLDEALAGCSLVVGTSARSRTLPWPMLDPRECGLKSISEAQHAPVAIVFGRERVGLTNDELQKCHYHVAIQANPEYSSLNLAMAVQILAYEVRIAWLATQEEGKETVVVEDQTQYPSADDLERFYVHLEQVLLKTGFIRTSHPGQIMSKLRRLYNRARPETQELNILRGMLSSIDNEKKSGK encoded by the coding sequence ATGCTGCAAAACGTACGTATAGTGCTGGTTGAAACCTCTCATACCGGCAACATGGGCTCTGTAGCTCGTGCGATGAAAACCATGGGGCTGACCAATCTTTGGCTGGTAAATCCGCTGGTTAAACCTGACTCTCAGGCAATCGCCCTTGCTGCGGGTGCCAGTGATGTTATTGGTGAAGCTAAAATTGTCGACACGTTGGATGAAGCGTTGGCGGGATGCAGCCTGGTGGTTGGCACCAGCGCACGTTCTCGTACGCTGCCATGGCCGATGCTTGACCCACGCGAATGTGGTTTAAAGAGCATTTCCGAAGCGCAACATGCGCCAGTCGCCATTGTTTTTGGCCGCGAGCGCGTAGGCTTAACGAATGACGAATTGCAGAAATGCCACTACCACGTTGCGATTCAGGCAAACCCAGAATACAGCTCGCTGAACCTGGCGATGGCGGTGCAAATCCTTGCCTATGAAGTGCGAATTGCCTGGCTTGCCACCCAAGAAGAAGGTAAAGAAACCGTCGTTGTGGAAGACCAGACTCAGTATCCATCGGCTGACGATCTCGAGCGTTTTTACGTTCACCTGGAACAAGTATTGCTGAAAACCGGCTTTATTCGTACCAGCCATCCGGGCCAGATAATGAGCAAATTGCGCCGCTTGTACAACCGTGCACGCCCGGAAACTCAAGAACTTAACATCCTGCGCGGCATGCTTTCTTCTATTGATAACGAGAAAAAATCAGGCAAATAA
- the iscR gene encoding Fe-S cluster assembly transcriptional regulator IscR, which translates to MRLTSKGRYAVTAMLDVALNSESGPVPLADISERQGISLSYLEQLFSRLRKNGLVASVRGPGGGYLLGKEANSIAVGEVISAVDESVDATRCQGKGGCQGGDKCLTHALWRDLSDRLTGFLNNITLGELVNNQEVLDVSGRQHNENHRSTRSQDAIDVKLRA; encoded by the coding sequence ATGAGACTGACATCGAAAGGACGTTATGCCGTGACCGCAATGCTTGACGTTGCGTTGAACTCCGAATCAGGTCCAGTGCCGTTGGCTGATATTTCAGAACGTCAGGGAATCTCTCTCTCCTACCTGGAGCAGTTATTCTCCCGCCTGCGTAAAAATGGCCTGGTTGCCAGCGTACGCGGTCCTGGCGGTGGTTATCTGTTAGGTAAAGAAGCAAACAGCATCGCGGTTGGCGAAGTTATCAGCGCCGTAGATGAATCTGTTGATGCGACGCGTTGCCAGGGTAAAGGTGGTTGTCAGGGCGGCGATAAGTGCCTGACTCACGCACTGTGGCGCGATCTGAGCGATCGTTTGACCGGTTTTTTAAATAACATCACCTTGGGTGAACTGGTGAATAACCAGGAAGTGTTGGATGTCTCCGGCCGCCAGCATAATGAAAACCATCGCAGTACGCGCTCTCAAGACGCTATCGACGTTAAACTGCGCGCATAA